From Streptomyces sp. NBC_00690, a single genomic window includes:
- a CDS encoding RNA polymerase sigma factor, with protein MSLILSGVEPISGRRCIKGVSTREGPPRGRVRRGGRGILDEGAVIARVRAGEPEAYAELVRAHTQVALRAAVAFGAGDDAEDVVQTSFLKAYQSLDRFREGGAFRPWLLQIVVNETRNTVRSAVRLRALAGREAVLLGAEPPIPESLDPAMAAVADERRVELLAALEELSEEQRRVVAYRYLLEMDEAETAEALGVARGTVKSRLSRALTKLGRSIGGKGGEGHG; from the coding sequence ATGTCGCTCATTCTCTCAGGTGTGGAACCGATCTCCGGTCGGCGGTGTATCAAAGGTGTGAGCACGCGGGAGGGTCCCCCACGGGGGCGGGTGCGGAGGGGAGGCCGCGGCATCCTGGACGAGGGCGCGGTGATCGCCCGGGTGCGCGCCGGGGAGCCGGAGGCGTACGCGGAGCTGGTGCGCGCCCATACCCAGGTGGCGCTGCGGGCGGCAGTGGCGTTCGGTGCAGGCGACGATGCGGAAGATGTGGTGCAGACCTCCTTCCTCAAGGCGTACCAGTCGCTGGACCGCTTCCGGGAGGGCGGTGCGTTTCGCCCCTGGCTCCTCCAGATCGTGGTCAATGAGACGAGGAACACAGTGCGCTCGGCGGTGCGGCTGCGGGCGCTCGCAGGGCGAGAAGCGGTGCTCTTGGGCGCCGAACCGCCGATACCCGAATCGTTGGACCCGGCCATGGCCGCCGTGGCGGATGAGCGGCGCGTCGAGTTACTGGCCGCGCTGGAGGAGCTCAGTGAGGAGCAGCGCCGGGTCGTGGCCTACCGCTATCTGCTGGAGATGGACGAGGCCGAGACGGCGGAGGCGCTGGGGGTGGCCAGGGGGACGGTGAAGTCCCGGCTGAGTCGGGCGCTGACCAAGCTGGGGCGGTCGATAGGGGGGAAGGGAGGTGAAGGACATGGTTGA